Proteins co-encoded in one Papaver somniferum cultivar HN1 chromosome 5, ASM357369v1, whole genome shotgun sequence genomic window:
- the LOC113277706 gene encoding pentatricopeptide repeat-containing protein At2g22410, mitochondrial-like, with product MIKLGLTNLKNPSLHSLLKPFLNPNISFIHTRLPNKEKPNWNTSHFFAHSNPLLSVLEQCKTLDQLKQIQAQMILTGLILNGFASSRLIAFCAMSESGNLDYCHLILSKTYNTNLFSWNLGMRGYSESKNPEKAIFLYKELLQCGELRPDNYTYPLLLKTCGQLNAISLGYSILGHVLCLGLDSDAYIHNATIHMLVFCGELGFARKVFDSCFARDLVSWNSIINGYVRCGKFKEGLKLFREMRMKEVRPDEVTLISMVSCCSQMEDLILGRLFHQYIEENGLKLTVPLCNSLMDMYVKCGCLESAKILFNKMSKRSIVSWTTMVMGYAKFGLLNSARRVFDEMPEKDVVPWNALITGYVQSKQGKAALALFYEMQDVNVKPDEVTMVSLLSACTQLGALEIGKWVHHYIEKHKFSINVALGTALVDMYAKCGNITKARQVFREISGRNSLTWTALIGGLALHGHAHEAISHYYEMIDIGLVPDEITYLGVLSACCHAGLVDEGRRFFSQMTSKFYISPKQKHYSCMVDLLGRAGFLDEAEKLIKSMPTEPDAVVWGALLFACKSYGSVAIGERVAKKLLLLDPSDSAIYVLLANLYREAEMWEKAKEVRKMMRDRGVEKTPGCSLIEVNGIISEFTVSDKSHSNSKEIYKCLINLSEQLKIVDYFPSLQCVF from the coding sequence ATGATCAAACTTGGTCTGACTAATCTCAAAAATCCATCCTTACATTCACTTCTAAAACCCTTCTTAAACCCCAATATCTCCTTCATTCACACTCGTTTACCAAACAAAGAAAAACCAAACTGGAACACGAGCCATTTCTTTGCTCATTCAAACCCTCTTCTCTCAGTTTTAGAACAATGTAAAACACTAGACCAGTTGAAACAGATCCAAGCTCAAATGATCTTAACTGGTTTAATCCTAAATGGGTTTGCTTCTAGTCGTTTGATCGCGTTTTGCGCGATGTCGGAATCAGGTAACCTTGATTACTGTCACTTAATATTGAGTAAAACGTATAACACTAACTTATTTTCATGGAATCTTGGTATGAGAGGGTACTCAGAAAGTAAGAACCCTGAAAAAGCTATATTTCTTTATAAGGAGTTGTTGCAATGTGGTGAACTAAGACCTGATAATTATACGTATCCGTTGTTGCTTAAAACTTGTGGGCAGTTGAATGCGATTTCTTTAGGGTATTCAATTCTTGGTCATGTGTTGTGTTTAGGGTTAGATTCGGATGCGTACATTCATAATGCAACGATTCATATGTTAGTGTTTTGTGGAGAATTGGGTTTTGCACGTAAAGTGTTTGATAGTTGTTTTGCGAGAGATTTGGTTTCATGGAATTCCATCATAAATGGGTATGTTAGGTGTGGGAAATTTAAGGAAGGGTTGAAGCTTTTTAGAGAAATGAGAATGAAGGAAGTTAGACCTGATGAGGTGACATTGATTTCAATGGTATCATGTTGTTCTCAGATGGAGGATTTGATACTTGGACGATTATTTCATCAGTACATTGAGGAGAATGGATTGAAACTTACGGTCCCACTTTGTAACTCGTTGATGGATATGTATGTCAAATGTGGGTGTCTTGAATCAGCAAAGATTTTGTTTAATAAGATGAGTAAAAGAAGTATAGTTTCATGGACTACGATGGTTATGGGATATGCGAAGTTCGGTTTGTTAAACTCAGCGCGAAGGGTTTTTGATGAGATGCCGGAAAAAGATGTTGTTCCTTGGAATGCATTAATCACAGGTTATGTTCAATCCAAGCAAGGGAAAGCAGCTCTGGCATTGTTCTATGAAATGCAAGATGTGAATGTAAAGCCTGATGAGGTAACAATGGTTAGTTTGTTATCTGCCTGTACACAACTTGGAGCACTTGAAATAGGGAAATGGGTTCATCACTATATAGAGAAACATAAATTCTCTATAAATGTTGCTTTAGGAACCGCCTTAGTTGATATGTACGCAAAATGTGGGAACATAACAAAGGCTCGTCAGGTTTTTCGGGAGATCTCGGGGAGGAATTCCCTAACTTGGACGGCACTGATCGGTGGATTGGCACTTCACGGGCATGCCCATGAGGCCATTTCTCACTATTATGAGATGATCGATATTGGATTGGTGCCTGATGAAATCACATATTTAGGGGTTTTATCTGCTTGTTGTCATGCAGGCTTAGTCGATGAAGGTCGAAGGTTTTTTTCTCAGATGACCTCGAAGTTCTATATATCACCAAAACAAAAACATTATTCATGCATGGTTGATCTTCTTGGTAGGGCAGGATTCTTGGATGAAGCAGAGAAGTTGATTAAGAGCATGCCAACAGAACCAGATGCTGTTGTATGGGGTGCATTACTTTTTGCTTGTAAAAGTTACGGGAGTGTTGCTATAGGTGAAAGAGTTGCCAAAAAACTTCTCTTATTAGATCCTTCTGATAGTGCAATATATGTATTGCTAGCAAATCTTTATAGAGAAGCAGAAATGTGGGAGAAAGCTAAAGAAGTAAGGAAAATGATGAGAGACAGAGGAGTTGAAAAAACTCCTGGTTGTAGTTTAATAGAAGTGAATGGTATTATTTCCGAATTTACTGTTAGCGACAAATCTCATTCAAATTCAAAAGAGATTTACAAGTGTTTAATAAATTTGTCGGAACAATTAAAAATTGTTGATTACTTTCCCAGTCTCCAATGTGTTTTTTAA